A window from Sinanaerobacter sp. ZZT-01 encodes these proteins:
- a CDS encoding spore coat associated protein CotJA codes for MDDFALKFGEITLDHNFPNPVFKTVNGNLPLDQLPLAMAYVPMQMWNGTYEGMRALERGTIFPDLDLPFSGIGVK; via the coding sequence GTGGATGATTTTGCACTAAAGTTTGGTGAAATTACACTAGACCACAATTTTCCCAATCCGGTTTTTAAAACCGTTAATGGAAATTTACCTTTAGATCAATTACCTTTAGCAATGGCCTATGTTCCTATGCAGATGTGGAATGGAACTTATGAGGGGATGCGTGCTCTCGAAAGAGGAACTATTTTCCCTGATTTAGATTTACCGTTCAGTGGAATAGGAGTGAAATAG